In Pseudomonas sp. Leaf58, one DNA window encodes the following:
- a CDS encoding RNA polymerase sigma factor, with the protein MTAGAQVRAEVEAVYRRESRRILATLIGLLGDFDLAEEAMHDAFFIAVERWQRDGIPANPRAWLVSTGRFKAIDALRRRARFDRSQADLSMLLEAQAQGPSEEQLLADDRLRLIFTCCHPALAADAQVPLTLREVCDLTTEQIARAFLQSPATIAQRIVRAKAKIRDAGIPDQVPELNELPERLESVLRVIYLVFNEGYSASSGEALLQQALSDEAIRLARLLVQLLPDPEAVGLLALMLLQASRQRARTDAEGNLVLLEQQDRSLWDRQRIDEGCELVRQALQSRGFGAYTVQAAIAAVHAEAATAEATDWAQIVGLYDVLQRHWPSAVVELNRAVALAKRDGPAAGLRAVEAILARGELLDYHLAHAARAELHYQLGQVEQARAAWRQALALTQQAPERRHIERRLQAIE; encoded by the coding sequence ATGACGGCAGGGGCGCAGGTACGTGCCGAGGTCGAGGCGGTTTACCGGCGGGAGTCACGGCGCATCCTGGCGACGCTGATCGGCCTGCTGGGCGATTTTGATTTGGCCGAGGAGGCCATGCACGATGCCTTCTTCATTGCCGTCGAGCGCTGGCAACGCGACGGCATCCCCGCCAACCCACGGGCGTGGCTGGTGTCCACTGGCCGCTTCAAGGCCATTGATGCCCTGCGCCGGCGTGCCCGTTTCGACCGCTCCCAGGCAGACCTGAGCATGCTGCTCGAAGCTCAGGCACAGGGCCCCAGCGAAGAGCAACTGTTGGCGGACGACCGCCTGCGGCTGATCTTCACCTGCTGCCACCCGGCTCTGGCGGCCGATGCCCAGGTGCCGCTGACCCTGCGCGAAGTCTGCGACCTGACCACCGAGCAGATCGCTCGCGCTTTTTTGCAAAGCCCGGCCACCATTGCCCAGCGCATCGTGCGTGCCAAGGCCAAGATCCGCGATGCCGGTATCCCTGACCAAGTTCCAGAGCTGAACGAGCTGCCCGAGCGCCTGGAGAGCGTGTTGCGGGTGATCTACCTGGTGTTCAACGAAGGCTATTCGGCGTCGTCGGGCGAGGCGCTGTTACAGCAGGCGTTGAGCGATGAAGCCATTCGCCTGGCGCGGCTGCTGGTGCAGCTGCTACCCGACCCGGAGGCGGTCGGCTTGCTGGCCTTGATGTTGCTGCAGGCGTCTCGGCAGCGGGCGCGCACCGACGCCGAAGGCAACTTGGTGTTGCTGGAGCAGCAGGACCGTAGCCTGTGGGACCGGCAACGCATCGACGAAGGCTGTGAGCTGGTGCGCCAGGCCCTGCAAAGCCGGGGCTTTGGTGCTTATACCGTGCAGGCGGCGATTGCCGCGGTGCATGCCGAAGCGGCGACGGCCGAGGCTACCGACTGGGCGCAGATCGTTGGGTTGTATGACGTGCTGCAGCGGCATTGGCCGTCAGCTGTGGTGGAGCTTAACCGGGCGGTGGCGCTGGCGAAGCGGGATGGGCCGGCGGCTGGTTTGCGGGCCGTCGAAGCGATTCTGGCGCGGGGGGAGTTGCTGGATTATCACTTGGCGCATGCGGCGCGGGCCGAATTGCATTACCAGCTGGGGCAGGTGGAGCAGGCACGTGCGGCATGGCGGCAGGCACTGGCGCTGACCCAGCAGGCGCCGGAGCGGCGGCATATCGAGCGGCGGCTACAGGCCATTGAGTGA
- a CDS encoding IS3 family transposase (programmed frameshift) — translation MSKYPKQFKLSAIQAFLDRGRGFRHIAAQFQMDPTLLRRWVVAYRVHGEASLEKPGGQYSVEFKLSVIHRKWRENLSLRATAALFNLGNSTLVRRWEEQYYSGGRQSLSTRKEMLVTAMSKAPRKPVETASKPIEELTRAELLVRLGQLEAENAYPKKARGARRGEGAAEESQEKTRLVAALRKRYSLTWLLKAAELPRSTYYYQLGVLAAGDRCASLKASIQDITHRHRGRYGYRRVTSTLRSEGQLVNSKKVRRLMAELDLKSTVRPKKYKSYRGLMGEAAPNILKRGFQAERPNQKWVTDVTEFKVAGEKLYLSPVMDLYNGEIIAYHTDTRPRFTLVGEMLEAAINRLPAGSSPLLHSDQGWHYRYPDYCKRLKEAGLEQKSMSRKGNCLDNAAMESFFGTLKSEYFYRERFGNVAELKAGLDEYIHYYNHDRIKMKLNGLSPVAYRTQAELG, via the exons ATGAGCAAATATCCAAAGCAGTTCAAGCTGTCAGCCATCCAGGCATTTCTCGATCGCGGGCGAGGCTTTCGCCACATCGCCGCGCAGTTCCAGATGGACCCGACCCTACTTCGCCGCTGGGTCGTGGCCTACCGCGTGCACGGTGAGGCCAGCCTGGAGAAACCAGGCGGCCAGTACAGCGTCGAATTCAAACTTTCCGTTATCCATCGCAAATGGCGCGAAAACCTCTCGTTACGCGCCACGGCAGCGCTTTTTAACCTCGGCAACTCGACGCTGGTTCGCAGGTGGGAAGAACAGTATTACAGTGGCGGGCGTCAGTCCCTGTCCACCCGTAAAGAGATGTTGGTCACCGCGATGTCCAAAGCCCCACGCAAGCCTGTAGAAACTGCGTCCAAGCCCATTGAGGAACTCACCCGTGCGGAGTTGCTGGTCAGGCTGGGTCAGCTTGAAGCGGAGAACGCCTACC CTAAAAAAGCTCGAGGAGCTAGACGAGGAGAAGGCGCGGCTGAAGAAAGCCAGGAAAAAACCCGGCTAGTGGCGGCACTGCGTAAGCGTTACTCGCTTACTTGGCTGCTCAAGGCTGCCGAGCTGCCGCGCAGCACTTACTACTACCAGCTTGGCGTGCTTGCGGCCGGGGATCGGTGTGCCTCGCTCAAGGCCTCGATCCAGGACATCACTCACCGGCACCGAGGCCGCTATGGCTATCGGCGAGTCACCTCTACGCTACGTAGCGAAGGGCAGCTGGTTAACAGTAAAAAGGTACGCCGTCTGATGGCTGAGCTGGACCTCAAAAGCACCGTGCGCCCCAAGAAGTACAAGTCTTATCGGGGGCTAATGGGGGAAGCGGCACCGAACATTCTAAAACGCGGCTTCCAGGCCGAACGGCCTAATCAGAAATGGGTGACAGACGTCACCGAGTTCAAAGTGGCGGGTGAGAAGCTGTACCTCTCTCCAGTGATGGATCTGTACAACGGCGAGATCATTGCGTACCACACCGACACCCGGCCACGCTTCACACTGGTAGGGGAGATGCTGGAAGCGGCGATTAATCGGCTTCCAGCCGGTAGCAGCCCGCTTTTGCACTCCGATCAAGGGTGGCACTACCGGTATCCCGATTACTGTAAGCGGTTAAAAGAGGCAGGGCTTGAGCAAAAAAGCATGTCACGTAAGGGCAATTGCCTGGACAACGCCGCGATGGAGAGCTTTTTCGGGACGCTCAAATCGGAATACTTCTACCGGGAGCGCTTCGGAAATGTCGCCGAGCTTAAGGCGGGACTGGATGAATACATCCATTACTACAACCATGATCGGATCAAAATGAAACTCAACGGCCTGAGCCCTGTGGCTTACAGGACTCAGGCTGAGCTAGGCTAG
- a CDS encoding SRPBCC family protein yields MSLAPPAQAQHELSINRLIDAPPAKVFRAWTDPQWLMQWWGPHGMTTPECEMQLWAGGLFRTLMRAPDGSEYPNQGVFLEIAAPHRLVFTDAFGPGWVPSDKAFMTAVISFDEEQGKTRYTARAWHWSASDCLAHEEMGFHQGWGESLDRLVEVVTLRMPD; encoded by the coding sequence ATGAGCCTTGCACCCCCTGCGCAAGCGCAACACGAACTGTCGATAAACCGCCTGATCGACGCGCCACCGGCCAAAGTGTTCCGCGCCTGGACCGACCCGCAGTGGTTGATGCAGTGGTGGGGGCCGCATGGCATGACCACCCCGGAGTGCGAAATGCAGTTGTGGGCCGGTGGCCTGTTCCGTACCTTGATGCGTGCACCGGATGGCAGCGAGTACCCGAACCAGGGCGTGTTCCTGGAAATTGCCGCACCGCACCGGCTGGTGTTTACCGATGCCTTTGGCCCAGGCTGGGTACCTTCGGACAAGGCCTTCATGACCGCTGTGATCAGTTTTGACGAGGAGCAGGGTAAAACCCGCTACACCGCGCGCGCCTGGCACTGGAGCGCCAGCGACTGCCTTGCCCATGAAGAAATGGGCTTCCACCAGGGCTGGGGAGAAAGCCTGGACCGCCTGGTGGAGGTGGTGACCCTGCGGATGCCCGACTGA
- a CDS encoding YciI family protein has protein sequence MKYLCLVYCDEGLLHSLPDSPEDAECMAYAESIHGSGRMLAAEALKSVQTATTVRMRNGHMSLTDGPFAETKEQLAGFYLVEARDLNEALNIAKGIPAARVGSVEVRPVRELQP, from the coding sequence ATGAAATACCTGTGCCTGGTCTATTGTGACGAGGGGCTGCTGCACAGCCTGCCCGACAGCCCGGAAGATGCCGAATGCATGGCGTACGCCGAATCCATCCACGGCTCTGGGCGAATGCTGGCGGCCGAGGCGCTGAAGTCGGTGCAGACCGCCACCACGGTGCGCATGCGCAACGGGCACATGAGCCTGACCGACGGCCCGTTCGCCGAGACCAAGGAGCAACTGGCGGGCTTCTACCTGGTAGAGGCCCGCGACCTGAACGAGGCACTGAACATCGCCAAGGGCATCCCCGCCGCACGGGTTGGCAGTGTCGAGGTGCGGCCGGTGCGCGAACTGCAACCCTGA
- a CDS encoding alpha/beta hydrolase, which produces MPHDAFWLPASEHCSLYVHQWLPATPVKAAVLLAHGMAEHAGRYQRLGHALSEAGFALFAADQRGHGRTAELGSLGLFARNHGWNAVVNDLGLLAQHIGQQYPCTPLFLFGHSMGSYIAQAYLLHHSGSLHGAILSGSNYQPAALYRVARLIARLEAWRQGPLGKSALIEWLSFGSFNKAFKPNRTAFDWLSRDPAQVDLYVDDPLCGFRCSNQLWLDLLQGLAQISQPSNLAQIDPNLPLLVIGGECDPVSAGKRLTHLADALRATGNRHVQLRVYPEARHEVLNETNRDEVIADILGWLEQALALGRSVRNE; this is translated from the coding sequence ATGCCTCACGACGCCTTCTGGCTGCCCGCCAGTGAGCACTGCAGCCTGTATGTACACCAATGGCTGCCGGCCACGCCGGTAAAAGCCGCGGTGTTGCTGGCCCACGGCATGGCCGAGCATGCCGGGCGCTACCAACGCTTGGGCCACGCCCTGAGCGAGGCGGGCTTTGCCCTGTTCGCCGCCGACCAACGCGGCCACGGGCGCACCGCCGAGCTCGGCAGCCTCGGCCTGTTCGCCCGCAACCATGGCTGGAATGCCGTAGTCAACGACCTTGGGTTGCTGGCCCAGCACATCGGCCAGCAGTACCCGTGCACGCCGCTGTTCCTGTTCGGCCACAGCATGGGCAGCTACATCGCCCAGGCCTACCTGCTGCACCACAGCGGCAGCTTGCATGGGGCGATTCTCAGTGGTTCCAACTACCAGCCGGCGGCGCTGTACCGCGTGGCGCGGCTAATTGCCCGGCTGGAAGCCTGGCGCCAAGGGCCGCTGGGTAAAAGTGCACTGATCGAATGGTTGTCGTTCGGGTCGTTCAACAAGGCGTTCAAACCCAACCGCACGGCGTTCGACTGGCTCAGCCGCGACCCGGCACAGGTCGACCTGTACGTCGACGACCCGTTGTGCGGCTTTCGTTGCAGCAACCAATTGTGGCTCGACCTGCTGCAAGGCTTGGCGCAAATCAGCCAGCCGAGTAACCTCGCGCAGATCGATCCGAACCTGCCACTGCTGGTGATTGGTGGGGAATGTGATCCGGTCAGTGCCGGCAAGCGTCTCACCCATCTGGCCGACGCCCTGCGCGCGACCGGCAACCGGCATGTACAACTGCGCGTCTACCCTGAAGCGCGCCATGAAGTACTCAACGAAACCAACCGTGACGAGGTCATCGCCGATATTCTCGGCTGGCTTGAACAGGCACTGGCCCTTGGCCGCTCTGTGCGCAATGAATGA
- a CDS encoding nuclear transport factor 2 family protein, which produces MSTAAETEIRQLIERWMQAVRDRDIPNITAPYADDIVAFDAIQALQFKGKATYTAHWEMCMGLCPGAMVFELAELTVHASGDLALAHWLNRCGPADDQSQCGFMRASVGYRRQGGQWQVIHEHWSAPFDMASQKALFDLKP; this is translated from the coding sequence ATGAGCACCGCAGCCGAAACCGAGATCCGCCAACTGATCGAGCGCTGGATGCAGGCCGTGCGCGACCGCGACATCCCCAACATCACCGCCCCCTATGCCGACGATATCGTTGCTTTCGACGCCATCCAGGCACTGCAATTCAAAGGCAAGGCCACCTACACCGCGCACTGGGAAATGTGCATGGGCCTGTGCCCCGGCGCCATGGTCTTCGAGCTGGCCGAACTGACCGTGCACGCCTCTGGCGACCTGGCCCTGGCCCACTGGCTGAACCGCTGTGGCCCGGCAGACGACCAAAGCCAGTGCGGCTTCATGCGTGCCAGCGTGGGCTATCGTCGTCAAGGTGGCCAGTGGCAGGTAATCCACGAACACTGGTCGGCGCCGTTCGACATGGCAAGCCAAAAAGCCCTGTTCGATCTCAAACCCTGA
- the fadD2 gene encoding long-chain-fatty-acid--CoA ligase FadD2 — translation MQADFWNDKRPAGVPSTIDINAYTSVVEVFERSCKRFADRPAFSNLGVTLTYAELERHSAAFAAWLQQHTDLKPGERIAVQMPNVLQYPIAVFGALRAGLIVVNTNPLYTEREMRHQFKDSGARALVYLNMFGKRVQEVLPDTGIEYLIEAKMGDLLPTAKGWLVNTVVDKLKKMVPAYQLPQAVPFKQVLRQGRELSHKPVPLSLDDIAVLQYTGGTTGLAKGAMLTHGNLVANMLQVLACFSQHGPDGQKLIKDGQEVMIAPLPLYHIYAFTANCMCMMVTGNHNVLITNPRDIPGFIKELGKWRFSALLGLNTLFVALMDHPGFRQLDFSALKVTNSGGTALVKATAERWEALTGCRIVEGYGLTETSPVASTNPYGTQARLGTVGIPVAGTAFKVIDDDGNELPLGEPGELCIKGPQVMKGYWQQPEATAQAMDAEGWLKTGDIAVIDPDGFTRIVDRKKDMIIVSGFNVYPNEIEDVVMGHPKVANCAAIGVPDERSGEAVKLFVVPREGGLSVDELKAYCKANFTGYKVPKHIVLRESLPMTPVGKILRRELRDIA, via the coding sequence ATGCAAGCCGACTTCTGGAATGACAAGCGCCCGGCGGGCGTGCCTTCCACCATCGACATCAATGCCTATACCTCGGTGGTCGAGGTGTTCGAGCGCTCCTGCAAGCGCTTTGCCGACCGCCCGGCCTTCAGCAACTTGGGGGTGACCCTGACCTATGCGGAGCTGGAGCGCCATTCGGCGGCCTTCGCCGCCTGGTTGCAGCAGCATACCGACCTCAAGCCGGGGGAGCGCATCGCGGTGCAGATGCCCAACGTGCTGCAGTACCCCATTGCCGTGTTCGGGGCCCTGCGCGCAGGCCTGATCGTGGTCAACACCAACCCGCTGTATACCGAGCGCGAGATGCGCCACCAGTTCAAGGACAGCGGCGCGCGTGCGCTGGTGTACCTGAACATGTTCGGCAAGCGCGTGCAGGAGGTGCTGCCCGACACCGGCATCGAGTACCTGATCGAGGCCAAGATGGGCGACCTGCTGCCCACTGCCAAGGGCTGGCTGGTAAACACTGTGGTCGACAAGCTGAAGAAGATGGTGCCGGCCTACCAGTTGCCCCAGGCGGTGCCGTTCAAGCAGGTGCTGCGCCAAGGCCGCGAGCTGTCGCACAAGCCGGTGCCGCTGAGCCTGGACGACATCGCCGTACTGCAATACACCGGCGGCACCACTGGCCTGGCCAAGGGCGCGATGCTTACCCACGGCAACCTGGTGGCCAACATGCTGCAGGTGCTGGCGTGTTTCTCGCAGCACGGGCCGGACGGGCAAAAACTGATCAAGGACGGCCAGGAGGTGATGATTGCCCCGTTGCCGCTGTACCACATCTATGCCTTTACCGCGAACTGCATGTGCATGATGGTCACCGGCAACCATAACGTGCTGATTACCAACCCTCGGGATATTCCCGGCTTCATCAAGGAGCTGGGCAAATGGCGTTTCTCCGCCTTGCTGGGCCTGAACACGCTGTTCGTCGCGCTGATGGATCACCCGGGCTTCCGCCAGCTGGACTTCTCGGCGCTGAAGGTCACCAACTCGGGTGGCACGGCGCTGGTCAAGGCTACCGCTGAGCGCTGGGAAGCACTCACGGGTTGCCGCATCGTCGAAGGCTACGGCCTGACTGAAACCTCGCCGGTGGCCAGCACCAACCCTTATGGCACCCAGGCGCGCCTGGGCACGGTGGGCATCCCGGTGGCGGGCACCGCGTTCAAGGTGATCGACGACGACGGCAACGAGCTGCCGCTGGGCGAGCCGGGCGAGCTGTGCATCAAGGGCCCGCAGGTGATGAAGGGGTACTGGCAGCAGCCCGAGGCCACGGCCCAGGCCATGGATGCAGAGGGTTGGCTCAAGACCGGTGACATCGCGGTGATCGACCCGGACGGCTTCACCCGCATCGTCGACCGCAAGAAGGACATGATCATCGTCTCGGGCTTCAACGTGTACCCCAACGAGATCGAGGACGTGGTGATGGGCCACCCCAAGGTCGCCAACTGTGCAGCTATCGGCGTGCCGGACGAGCGTTCCGGCGAAGCGGTGAAGTTGTTTGTGGTGCCGCGCGAGGGCGGCTTGAGCGTCGATGAGCTCAAGGCCTACTGCAAAGCCAACTTCACCGGCTACAAGGTGCCCAAGCACATCGTGCTACGCGAGTCGCTGCCAATGACGCCGGTGGGCAAGATTCTGCGGCGGGAACTGCGGGATATCGCTTGA
- a CDS encoding MaoC family dehydratase, whose product MSQVTNTPYEALEVGQKAEYKKSVEERDIQLFAAMSGDHNPVHLDAEFAAKSMFRERIAHGMFSGALISAAVACTLPGPGTIYLGQKMSFQKPVKIGDSLTVRLEILEKLPKFKVRIATNVYNQNDELVVEGEAEILAPRKQQTVELVSPPNFVAS is encoded by the coding sequence ATGTCCCAGGTCACCAACACGCCTTACGAAGCCCTCGAAGTAGGTCAGAAGGCCGAATACAAAAAGTCCGTCGAAGAACGCGACATCCAGCTGTTCGCCGCCATGTCCGGTGACCACAACCCGGTGCACCTGGATGCCGAATTCGCTGCCAAGAGCATGTTCCGCGAGCGCATCGCCCACGGCATGTTCAGCGGTGCGCTGATCAGTGCTGCAGTGGCCTGCACCCTGCCAGGCCCGGGCACCATCTACCTGGGCCAGAAAATGAGCTTCCAGAAGCCGGTGAAGATCGGCGACTCGCTGACTGTGCGCCTGGAGATTCTCGAGAAGCTGCCCAAGTTCAAGGTGCGTATCGCCACCAATGTGTACAACCAGAACGATGAGCTGGTGGTCGAGGGTGAGGCCGAAATCCTGGCGCCGCGCAAGCAGCAGACCGTCGAGCTGGTGTCGCCGCCGAATTTCGTGGCTAGCTGA